CGACCAGATCGAACCGGGCCGCGGGTCCCTCGAAATTGAGGATCTGAGCCTCCAGATCGATCTTGGTGTCGTCCAGCCGCTGATTCTGGGTCAAGGCCAAGAAGGGCGTCTTGAGCCTCGATCCCATGACGGCCAAGGCCTACGAGGGAACGGTGGAGGCCAAGGCAAGTTTGGACGTCCGTCAGGACCTTCCAGCCTATACCGTGTCCAAGTCCGTGACCGGGTTCCAGGTGGGACCGTATCTCAAAGACTTTATCGGCAAGGACCCCATCGAGGGCACGGCCTCCATGAAGGCCGATTTTGCCGGACGCGGACTGACCGAGGAGGAAATTCTCAAGAATCTGGCCGGGGTCTTTTCGTTTCGGTTCGAGAATGGGGCCGTGAACGGCATCAACGTACCCAAGATGCTTCGGGACGCCGTGGGTCTTTTCAGGGGTCAGAGGCCCGTGCCTGACGAGGACCTGAAAACCGACTTCGCCCTATTGAGCGGCTCGGTTCATGTGGCCGATGCTCTGGCCGTCAACAAGGATCTCAAGATGGAGGCCCCTTTGCTACGCGTGTCCGGGGCCGGGAGGGTGAATCTGTTGACCAAGGCCGTGGACTACGGAACCCAGGTGGCCGTGGTGGCCACCCTCAAGGGGCAGGAAGGCGAGCCATTATCGGAACTGGCCGGTTTGACCGTGCCCCTGAAGATCACCGGCACCTACGATAAACCCGAGTTCGGGCTGGACGTGGCCAGCGTGCTCAAGGACAAGGCCGTGCAGGAGGGTCTGGACCGGCTCAAGAAGGAGGTCGAGATTTCCAAGGACGTCGAAGAGAAGATTCCGGAAGAGGTCAAGGAGAAGCTGCCCGGAGTGCTGGACAGGTTTATCAAGAAGTGAGGCCGACGGCCCCGGGGAATCAAGGTTTCCCGGGGCCGTTTCGGCTCAGGGTTTTTTTGTCTTGCCTGAGCCCGCGTTTCGCGAGCCGTTGGCTAGATTCATTGAAAATTTTCTCCAAAAAGAGACAGGATGTTATCTGAAGACCACAGAGAAGCAAGAAACCAATCATCCATTGGTTTATAAAATGTAAAATTCCATATAATTGAATTTCTGTCACACTTTTCAAGGTATTTAATATGAATTAATGAATCGACAATTGTTTTGGTTTCGATATGAATGACACTTCCAATTGGATTCCCAATTCTGTTAATATATTCTTTTCTTTTCAAAATTATTTGATTTTTAGCAGATTCAATCTCCTCAACAGGGATAAATGTAAAATTTTTTGTTAAATCAAACATTTCTGCAATTTGATTCTTCTGAATTTTTGATATCAGCATGTATGTAAATTTTTCAACATCGTTCACATTCTTTAGTTCAGAAGCGAGTATCATTGAAGGTATGAAGCAAAAAATAATTAAAAAAATAAGCGCCTTTTTCATCATGAAACCTCCTTTGAAAATTTAGAGAATAAATAGTAAGCTCATTGTTGTTCATTTATGGTTTATCTCGGCCGATTGGACGATTTTCAAAATATCTGTCACCTCGTTTTCCAGGGCCGTTTCGGTTCAGCCCCGGGCCTCGAGGGCCTGCTGGGCCTGTTGGAGTTTGGCGATGCGGCCCAGGGTCCAGACGATGCGCTCATACAGGCCGGTTAGTTCCAGGAAGGTCCCCCGGTCCTGAACGTCCATCTCCCGTTCCCCGTTGAGATACGCGGCCCTGAGGGCCTGAAAGACTTCGCCCTTGTCCCGGGTCAGGTGGACCAGACGCTGGGCATCCTCGGCATCCTCGGAGCTTTCGGCCTCGCAGGCGGCATGGAGCAGGAAGTCCAGGCCCTGGAGGAATGAACCCTGGAAAACCGTGCGGAGGGTGGCCGTCGAATTCCGGCAGCTCAAGGCGAATTGTTGGAGGAGCCCCTGAAAGGCTTCCATTTGTTTTTGCTTGTTCTGAAGGATCATGAGCAGCTCCAGGCTTTCCTGGGTGAGGTGTCCTCCGAGTAGATCGGCGATCTGGGCGTTGATTTCCCTGGAAACGGCTCCGAAGGAGGCGTGCAGCGCCTCGAGGATCTTGCCCCGGTCGTCGCGGATTTCGTCCAGGAGAATGGCCGTGTAGCGGGGCAGGCGGCAGAGGAGGCGAGACTGCTCTTTGGTCAGGAGGCCGAGCTGGATTTCCGGGGCGTCCCCGATGTCGTCCCGAAGAAAGGCCGTGCGCGACCATTCCTCTTCCCTGGTGGCCGGCCAGAATCGGGCGATGGTTCGGGCAAAGGGCCCGACCACAAACGACAGGGCCACGGCCCCTCCCCAGTTGAAGATCAGATAGACCATGGCCGTGCCCTGTTCCAGAGGCAGGCCGAGGTTTCGGATCAGGGCAAGAATCCCCGGGATTTCGATCAGAATCTCGAGATAGAACCAGGCCACGAAGACCAAGCCGGCGATGAAGTTGAAGAAGACTTGGGACATGATCAATTGTTTGGGCGTGCCCCTGACGGCCGAGGCCAGGAGCCAGCTGACGGCGCCTGATCCGACGTTGGTGCCGTAGATGATCATGACGGTCTGTTCCATGGAGAAGATTCCGACCTGGGTCAGGGTGATGGCAAGGATGGAAACGGCCGTGGACGACTGGCAGAGCCCTGTGAGCAAGGCCCCGGCCAAAAAGGCCAGGAGATAGGAGGAACGGCCGGCGGTCAGAACGGCCTCGAACCAGGGCATGGCGGCCAGGGGTTCGGCTCCGGTCCGGAGCATGATCAGACCGTAGAAGAGCAGCGCCCCGCCGAACAGGGCCTGGGAGAGGCCTTCCATGTGGCGGGGCCGCTTGAAGGCGAAGGCCATGCCGGCAATGCCCAGGATCAGGAGCACGGCGACCTTGATGTTCAGGACAGCCAGAAGGATCATGATGCCGATGCCGGCATTGGCCCAGAAGATGACCAACATGCCCCGCTGGACCGGAACCATCCCGGCTCCGACCAGACTACCGACGATGAAGGACAGGGCGGACATGGACTGGGTCAGGAACCCGGCCACAAAACCCACCAGGCCGGCTTTGGGGGTGGTTCCGACCCATTTGGCAAAGTGGAGCCGAAACCTCCGTCCGGCCATCTGCTTCAGGGCTGAACTGAGCAGGTAGAGACCGACGAAAAAGACTCCGATGCCACCGATGAGGTGGCCGATGGCTTCCATGTTCGTTTATTTCCAGTTGATTGACGGTTTGCGGGCCACAAGGACCATGCGGTGGGAATGATCCCCGTATGTGTCGAGATTCTCATCCTTGGCGGCCACGAATACCAGGCCGGCCAGACGAAAAAGGAGTCGGTACTGGGCCAGGGTGTAGAGGCGCGGCCCTGAAACGACCTCCACGATGCGCCCGATTTCCTCCACGGGCACAGGCAGGAACATTCGTTCGGCCAGCTCGTCCCAACGCTGGCCGATCTCCCGGCCATGGGCGTCGAATTTGGCCGTGGTGTTGGCCAGGACATTTGTCCGGCTGGGGGCCTCGACCAGGAGGAGCCCTCCGGGTTTCAGGGCCCTGGCCAGATTCTTGAGGACCTCGAAATCGGTTTCCACGTCAAAGTAGCCGAAGCTGTTGAACCAGTTGACCACGGCGTCAAAACGGTTCTCAAAGGTCAGGGCCCGCATGTCACAGACTTTGAATTCGGCCTGAAAGCCCTCACTGACGAAGCGTTGTCTGGCCCGGTCCACGAAGCGGGGGTTGAGGTCCACCCCGGTCAGACTTACTCCTCGGCGGGCCAGATGGATGCCGACCCGGCCGTCGCCGCAGGGACAGTCCAGCACTTCCATGCCGGAACGCAGGCCCAGGGCCTGCCAGATGATATCGGCGTCGGGCGCGCCCACTTCCTCGGATTTTAGCCAAAGTTCGTCGGGAACGCGTCGGACCCAGTCGGGATCGGGGCGCAGGTCTGCTCCCGGGGACAGCTCGAACAGGAGGTTCTGCCCCTCGCTTTCCAGATCCCGGACAAGTTCATGGTCCTGTCGAACCAATTCCTGGTTCTCGTGGCAGAGAAAGAGCATGGCCGGCGAGGAAAGGAGGTCAACGGTGCAGTCCACGTGGCCGTCTTCGAGGCAGTGGAGGAAATTTCCCCCACGGGCCGAGGGCAGAGCCGTGAGAAGGGACACGGCCGGCGTGGCGTCCAGGGCCCCTTTCCGGCTGGAGATGAGGCACTTGACGCAGAAATGCTTGCGTACGGCATAGGGCTCGTCCAGGCGGGCCAGAAAAGTTCCGGGCTCAAGGGCGGCCATGAGGGCGAGGTCCAGCTGGGTCGATCCCAGACAGTCGCGGACCATGTCCTGGGGAAAACTTCCGCCCATGGGGCGGGCCCCGCACTCGATGAGAACCGGGCCGTGGGCGGTGAGCATGATCTCGGCGTGGGCCGGGCCGAAGCCGATATCCAGGGCGTCCAGGACGGAGCGGGCATAGTCGAGGATGTGGTCGGTCTCGGGGCCGAAGTCCTGGACCAGCCAGGCGGCGTCATAGACGGAGCGTCCTTCGGGGGTGATGGCCTTGGAGTAGCGCCAGAGATCGCTGACCCGGTGCCGGCCTTGGCAGGAGACCGTGTTGACGACCACCT
Above is a genomic segment from Deltaproteobacteria bacterium containing:
- a CDS encoding AsmA family protein; amino-acid sequence: MSLDPMTAKAYEGTVEAKASLDVRQDLPAYTVSKSVTGFQVGPYLKDFIGKDPIEGTASMKADFAGRGLTEEEILKNLAGVFSFRFENGAVNGINVPKMLRDAVGLFRGQRPVPDEDLKTDFALLSGSVHVADALAVNKDLKMEAPLLRVSGAGRVNLLTKAVDYGTQVAVVATLKGQEGEPLSELAGLTVPLKITGTYDKPEFGLDVASVLKDKAVQEGLDRLKKEVEISKDVEEKIPEEVKEKLPGVLDRFIKK
- a CDS encoding Na/Pi cotransporter family protein; its protein translation is MEAIGHLIGGIGVFFVGLYLLSSALKQMAGRRFRLHFAKWVGTTPKAGLVGFVAGFLTQSMSALSFIVGSLVGAGMVPVQRGMLVIFWANAGIGIMILLAVLNIKVAVLLILGIAGMAFAFKRPRHMEGLSQALFGGALLFYGLIMLRTGAEPLAAMPWFEAVLTAGRSSYLLAFLAGALLTGLCQSSTAVSILAITLTQVGIFSMEQTVMIIYGTNVGSGAVSWLLASAVRGTPKQLIMSQVFFNFIAGLVFVAWFYLEILIEIPGILALIRNLGLPLEQGTAMVYLIFNWGGAVALSFVVGPFARTIARFWPATREEEWSRTAFLRDDIGDAPEIQLGLLTKEQSRLLCRLPRYTAILLDEIRDDRGKILEALHASFGAVSREINAQIADLLGGHLTQESLELLMILQNKQKQMEAFQGLLQQFALSCRNSTATLRTVFQGSFLQGLDFLLHAACEAESSEDAEDAQRLVHLTRDKGEVFQALRAAYLNGEREMDVQDRGTFLELTGLYERIVWTLGRIAKLQQAQQALEARG
- a CDS encoding methyltransferase domain-containing protein — encoded protein: MFNPAKNRQAGSCITMTIENEPGRTGHIVMVDGYSTGAYYLPLLREKGLPVVHVRSASVASESTFGRSVDQILERTKRAYAACFDEGPDMADLVLDLNPWQPMSVLVGCETGVELADELAHALGLPGNDPATSPARRDKFLMHQALARAGVRSLKSHMTDDLSDLLAWVRDEGGLPVVLKPPKSAAADGVHICRTEEEIRRAFLELKQKRTIFGSTLDQILAQEFALGSEVVVNTVSCQGRHRVSDLWRYSKAITPEGRSVYDAAWLVQDFGPETDHILDYARSVLDALDIGFGPAHAEIMLTAHGPVLIECGARPMGGSFPQDMVRDCLGSTQLDLALMAALEPGTFLARLDEPYAVRKHFCVKCLISSRKGALDATPAVSLLTALPSARGGNFLHCLEDGHVDCTVDLLSSPAMLFLCHENQELVRQDHELVRDLESEGQNLLFELSPGADLRPDPDWVRRVPDELWLKSEEVGAPDADIIWQALGLRSGMEVLDCPCGDGRVGIHLARRGVSLTGVDLNPRFVDRARQRFVSEGFQAEFKVCDMRALTFENRFDAVVNWFNSFGYFDVETDFEVLKNLARALKPGGLLLVEAPSRTNVLANTTAKFDAHGREIGQRWDELAERMFLPVPVEEIGRIVEVVSGPRLYTLAQYRLLFRLAGLVFVAAKDENLDTYGDHSHRMVLVARKPSINWK